A single Ktedonobacteraceae bacterium DNA region contains:
- a CDS encoding response regulator: MGKQILVVDDKHELLHLMRRVLEDEQYQVSILQDGRDAFTQVKTQLPDLLILDLRLGDISGQDILKQLKDDPVTADIPIIVYTAAVLEAEEVTKLVSNNPERFQDVYVVQKPFELENLLILVQQALHEPVG; this comes from the coding sequence GTGGGCAAACAAATACTCGTTGTTGACGATAAGCATGAATTGCTTCACCTGATGCGCCGCGTCCTGGAAGACGAGCAGTATCAGGTCTCTATCCTGCAAGATGGAAGAGATGCTTTTACCCAGGTGAAAACTCAGCTGCCGGATTTGTTGATTCTCGATCTGAGATTGGGCGATATTTCCGGTCAGGATATTCTGAAGCAATTGAAGGACGATCCAGTAACAGCCGATATTCCTATCATCGTCTATACTGCCGCGGTGCTTGAGGCTGAAGAGGTCACCAAACTTGTTTCAAACAATCCTGAACGCTTTCAAGATGTATATGTAGTTCAAAAGCCATTCGAACTAGAGAATTTGCTCATTCTGGTGCAGCAGGCCCTCCACGAACCGGTCGGCTAA
- a CDS encoding YtxH domain-containing protein: MKFILGLLLGFALGVAAGLVLAPQSGESTRAQLGEQGIMLRDRSAGLTDELRARATEALNQGMEMYNRTKGELTERYSKAKSGEL, translated from the coding sequence ATGAAGTTTATTCTCGGCTTACTTCTCGGCTTCGCTCTAGGTGTGGCTGCTGGCCTGGTGCTCGCTCCTCAGTCGGGCGAATCCACGCGGGCGCAACTCGGCGAGCAGGGTATTATGCTGCGCGACCGTTCCGCGGGACTTACCGACGAACTGCGCGCGCGTGCTACCGAGGCGCTCAATCAGGGCATGGAGATGTACAACCGCACCAAAGGCGAGTTGACAGAGCGCTATTCTAAAGCCAAAAGCGGCGAACTGTAA